One window of the Deinococcus cellulosilyticus NBRC 106333 = KACC 11606 genome contains the following:
- a CDS encoding putative toxin-antitoxin system toxin component, PIN family: protein MPEVPRLIPDINVLLSGLTSTKGPSFDLYQAAQQFEVMLVLSEQHFMELRQVLTYPAVLALGGGITPSDAFGLAVELYRVAEVVVHLEHYDWPSCPDPKDWYLLDLLMTSDADGIVSKDKHLLRLSDKLGIPVYEPRELVKLGII from the coding sequence GTGCCTGAAGTTCCCCGACTGATCCCAGACATCAATGTGCTGCTCAGTGGGCTTACCAGTACCAAAGGACCTTCCTTTGACTTGTACCAGGCAGCCCAGCAATTCGAGGTAATGCTGGTGCTATCCGAGCAGCATTTCATGGAACTCCGGCAGGTGTTGACCTACCCAGCGGTCTTGGCTCTGGGCGGAGGAATTACCCCTTCAGATGCCTTTGGACTGGCGGTGGAGTTATACCGGGTGGCAGAAGTGGTAGTGCACCTGGAGCATTATGACTGGCCCTCGTGTCCTGACCCGAAAGACTGGTACCTGCTGGACTTGCTGATGACCTCAGATGCGGATGGAATCGTCAGCAAGGATAAACACCTGCTGAGGTTGTCCGACAAACTGGGGATTCCCGTGTATGAGCCAAGAGAATTGGTAAAGTTGGGCATCATTTGA
- a CDS encoding helix-turn-helix domain-containing protein — MTYTRHEPMALLTVQEAARMLHVSDDTVRRQIKEGDLEAVRIGTTPQGRPRYRIPSAAVEEKLGQSTLKAPSALERLQEAFSTLTEEQQETLIAQAVQWARSQSPAEQTRDRKPEPTKAELEKRFAGRLKARKQAS, encoded by the coding sequence ATGACCTACACCCGACATGAACCCATGGCCCTGCTGACCGTGCAGGAAGCCGCCAGAATGCTCCACGTCAGCGATGACACTGTTCGCAGGCAAATCAAAGAAGGGGATCTGGAAGCCGTCAGAATCGGTACTACCCCTCAGGGCAGACCCCGTTACCGGATTCCCTCTGCAGCAGTAGAAGAGAAACTGGGACAGAGCACCCTGAAAGCTCCTTCTGCGCTGGAACGCCTGCAGGAAGCCTTCAGCACCCTGACCGAAGAACAGCAGGAAACGCTGATTGCACAGGCGGTGCAGTGGGCCAGAAGTCAGTCCCCAGCCGAACAGACCAGAGATCGGAAACCAGAGCCCACCAAAGCGGAGTTGGAGAAGCGTTTTGCGGGTCGCCTGAAAGCCCGGAAGCAGGCCAGCTGA